A genomic window from Thermococcus nautili includes:
- a CDS encoding DUF432 domain-containing protein, giving the protein MKTFGEHELRTQFIHVGERKIHVVENPDGTFTYRRDDLRVKILGGKYLSVLPAPAEGYGVKFLMVKLRERLAVPPGETVHGYLSAPVDVVVKAGNAPIDRFIVGREKYALYGEHSIGIIARYHVSCFHEKEPDSLGVIKLAVRNPTKEWKLVERVVIPIRNSVMFYSDEKAYYPLIILTTKEPYEVNNTGNPPDGRLKATHRAEPLPNFRMRWWP; this is encoded by the coding sequence ATGAAAACCTTCGGCGAGCACGAGCTCAGAACGCAGTTCATCCACGTCGGCGAGCGGAAGATTCACGTCGTTGAGAACCCGGACGGGACGTTCACGTACCGGCGGGACGACCTCAGGGTTAAAATCCTCGGTGGAAAGTACCTCTCGGTTCTCCCCGCCCCAGCCGAGGGTTACGGTGTCAAGTTCCTCATGGTGAAGTTGAGGGAGAGACTAGCGGTGCCCCCTGGGGAAACCGTTCACGGCTACCTGAGCGCTCCCGTGGACGTTGTTGTAAAAGCCGGAAACGCACCCATAGACCGCTTCATCGTCGGAAGGGAGAAGTACGCGCTCTACGGCGAGCATTCCATTGGAATAATCGCGAGGTACCACGTCAGCTGTTTCCACGAGAAGGAACCTGATTCCCTCGGTGTAATCAAGCTCGCCGTTAGAAACCCCACGAAGGAGTGGAAGCTTGTCGAGAGGGTTGTAATCCCGATAAGGAACAGCGTCATGTTCTACTCGGACGAGAAAGCATACTACCCCCTCATCATACTCACGACGAAGGAACCCTACGAGGTCAACAACACGGGGAATCCACCGGACGGAAGGCTAAAGGCCACCCACCGGGCCGAGCCCCTACCTAACTTCAGGATGAGGTGGTGGCCATGA